A genomic stretch from Setaria italica strain Yugu1 chromosome VII, Setaria_italica_v2.0, whole genome shotgun sequence includes:
- the LOC101777099 gene encoding glutamate decarboxylase 2, which produces MVLTHVQELDDAAAASAVVFASRYVQEPLPRFELGKKSISKDAAYQIIHDELLLDSSPRLNLASFVTTWMEPECDRLILEGINKNYADMDEYPVTTEIQNRCVNIIARLFNAPVGAGEKAVGVGTVGSSEAIMLAGLAFKRRWQNRRKAAGKPYDKPNIVTGANVQVCWEKFARYFEVELKEVKLREGCYVMDPDEAVQMVDENTICVAAILGSTLTGEFEDVKRLNNLLLAKNKRTGWDTPIHVDAASGGFIAPFLYPELEWDFRLPLVKSINVSGHKYGLVYAGVGWVIWRNKEDLPEDLIFHINYLGADQPTFTLNFSKGSSQIIAQYYQFLRLGFEGYRNVMENCMESARTLREGLERTGRFTIISKDQGVPLVAFTFKGKDTSLAFRLSSELRRFGWIVPAYTMPANLEHMAVLRVVVREDFGRPLAERFLSHVRMALEELDDEAKGGPVPRMRVTIELGPAAKGSGEEATARVVKRESVVAVQRSVSLAGGKTKGVC; this is translated from the exons ATGGTTCTGACACATGTTCAGGAGCTcgacgatgccgccgccgcctcggccgtcgtcttcgcctcgagATACGTCCAAGAACCGCTTCCGAG GTTTGAGCTGGGGAAGAAGTCCATCTCCAAGGACGCGGCGTACCAGATCATCCACGACGAGCTGCTGCTGGACAGCAGCCCGCGGCTGAACCTGGCGTCGTTCGTCACCACGTGGATGGAGCCCGAGTGCGACAGGCTCATCCTCGAGGGCATCAACAAGAACTATGCCGACATGGACGAGTACCCCGTCACCACCGAGATCCAG AACCGTTGCGTGAACATCATCGCGCGGCTGTTCAACGCGCCGGTGGGCGCCGGCGAGAAGGCCGTCGGGGTCGGCACGGTGGGGTCGTCGGAGGCAATCATGCTCGCCGGGCTGGCCTTCAAGAGGCGCTGGCAGAACCGGCGGAAGGCGGCGGGGAAGCCCTACGACAAGCCCAACATCGTCACCGGTGCCAACGTGCAGGTGTGCTGGGAGAAGTTCGCGCGCTACTTCGAGGTGGAGCTCAAGGAGGTGAAGCTGCGGGAAGGGTGCTACGTGATGGACCCCGACGAGGCCGTGCAGATGGTCGACGAGAACACCATCTGCGTCGCCGCCATCCTCGGCTCCACGCTCACCGGCGAGTTCGAGGACGTCAAGCGCCTCAACAACCTCCTCCTCGCCAAGAACAAGCGGACAGG GTGGGACACCCCGATCCACGTGgacgcggcgagcggcggcttcATCGCGCCGTTCCTGTACCCGGAGCTGGAGTGGGACTTCCGGTTGCCGCTGGTGAAGAGCATCAACGTCAGCGGCCACAAGTACGGCCTCGTCTACGCCGGCGTCGGCTGGGTCATCTGGCGCAACAAGGAGGACCTGCCCGAGGACCTCATCTTCCACATCAACTACCTCGGCGCCGACCAGCCCACCTTCACGCTCAACTTCTCCAAAG GGTCTAGCCAGATCATCGCGCAGTATTACCAGTTCCTTCGATTGGGCTTCGAG GGGTACCGCAACGTGATGGAGAACTGCATGGAGAGCGCGAGGACGCTGCGGGAGGGGCTGGAGCGCACGGGCCGGTTCACCATCATCTCCAAGGACCAGGGCGTGCCGCTGGTAGCCTTCACGTTCAAGGGCAAGGACACCTCGCTGGCGTTCAGGCTGTCGTCGGAGCTGCGGCGGTTCGGGTGGATCGTGCCGGCGTACACGATGCCGGCGAACCTGGAGCACATGGCGGTGCTCCGCGTCGTCGTGAGGGAGGACTTCGGGCGCCCCCTGGCGGAGCGGTTCCTGTCCCACGTGCGGATGGCGCTGGAGGAGCTCGACGACGAGGCCAAGGGCGGGCCCGTGCCGAGGATGAGGGTCACCATCGAGCTGGGGCCCGCGGCAAAGGGCTCCGGCGAGGAGGCGACGGCCAGGGTCGTGAAGCGGGAGTCCGTCGTGGCGGTGCAACGCAGCGTGTCGCTCGCCGGCGGGAAGACCAAGGGCGTCTGCTAG
- the LOC101754954 gene encoding uncharacterized protein LOC101754954, whose translation MADTPSPSPRAAAVASAEAGSVSTPLLRRRGSYMRSMSHARDELRSFRSCLRWLCVDHSDDSSPAVSWLVFAALAVAVPVAARVALPWRAYGTQVQASLTLSATLAYATLYSLVRRRGLRRLLYLDRLRHDSQDVRAGYIVELAGSFRLLACFVLPCSLADAAYKVFWYCTNRPFPLWWSAAACALEVASWMYRTAIFFMACVLFRTICFLQILRMTGFARDVGQCADVAAVLRQHRRIRAQLRRISHRYRTFILYGLIIVTISQFTALLAATRPRAQVNLATASELALCSLSLVTGLLVCLYSAAKITHKTQSITSIAAAWHADATINSLDRDQENPRTPSKAYLQQQHAFSPSKAYLQQHAPSSPFSAASASSGEESDDDDESRSEDSVDTSRFAYFHVTNISYQKRQALVTYLENNRAGITVFGFVVDRTWLHALFMIEFSLVMWLLGKTIGIS comes from the exons ATGGCGGACACGCCGTCGCCATCCCCgagggcggccgccgtcgcctcggCCGAGGCGGGGTCCGTGTCGAcgccgctgctccggcggcggggctcctaCATGCGGTCCATGTCGCACGCGCGCGACGAGCTCCGCAGCTTCCGGTCCTGCCTCCGGTGGTTGTGCGTCGACCACTCCGACGACTCCAGCCCCGCGGTCTCCTGGCTCGTCTTCGCGGCCCTCGCCGTGGCCGTCCCGGTGGCCGCGCGCGTCGCGCTGCCCTGGCGCGCCTACGGCACGCAGGTGCAGGCCTCTCTCACGCTCTCCGCGACGCTCGCCTACGCCACCCTCTACTccctcgtccgccgccggggCCTGCGCCGGCTGCTCTACCTCGACCGCCTCCGCCACGACTCCCAGGACGTGCGCGCCGGGTACATCGTCGAGCTCGCCGGCTCGTTCCGCCTCCTCGCCTGCTTCGTGCTCCCCTGctccctcgccgacgccgcgtACAAGGTGTTCTGGTACTGCACCAACCGGCCCTTCCCGCTCTGGTGGTCCGCCGCGGCGTGCGCGCTGGAGGTGGCGTCGTGGATGTACCGCACCGCCATCTTCTTCATGGCGTGCGTGCTGTTCCGGACCATCTGCTTCCTGCAGATCCTGCGCATGACGGGGTTCGCGCGGGACGTCGGCCAGTGCGCCGACGTCGCTGCCGTGCTCAGGCAGCACCGCCGCATCCGCGCCCAGCTCCGCCGGATCAGCCACCGCTACCGGACGTTCATACTGTACGGCCTCATCATCGTCACGATCAGCCAGTTCACGGCCCTCCTCGCTGCCACGAGGCCCCGCGCGCAGGTCAACCTGGCCACCGCCAGCGAGCTCGCC CTGTGCTCCCTGAGCCTCGTGACCGGGCTGCTCGTATGCCTCTACAGCGCGGCCAAGATCACGCACAAGACGCAGTCGATCACCAGCATCGcggcggcgtggcacgcggACGCCACCATCAACAGCCTGGACCGGGACCAGGAGAACCCCAGGACGCCCAGCAAGGCgtacctgcagcagcagcacgcctTCTCGCCCAGCAAGGCCTACCTGCAGCAGCACGCGCCCTCGAGCCCCTTCTCGGCGGCGAGCGCCTCCTCCGGCGAGGAGtccgacgatgacgacgagtCCCGGAGCGAGGACAGCGTCGACACCTCGAGGTTCGCGTACTTCCACGTCACCAACATCTCCTACCAGAAGAGGCAGGCGCTAG TGACCTACTTGGAGAACAACCGGGCGGGGATCACGGTGTTCGGCTTCGTCGTCGACCGGACATGGCTGCACGCGCTGTTCATGATCGAGTTCTCGCTGGTGATGTGGCTGCTAGGGAAGACGATCGGCATATCTTGA